In the genome of Neofelis nebulosa isolate mNeoNeb1 chromosome 8, mNeoNeb1.pri, whole genome shotgun sequence, one region contains:
- the LOC131519678 gene encoding olfactory receptor 8S1-like: MALRNHSTITEFILLGLSADPEVQVPLFVLFLGIYLLTVMGNLTMLLVIRADSQLHTPMYYFLSHLSFLDLCFSSVTVPKLLEDLLSERKIISKEGCLIQAFFVFAIGGTEIFLLSAMAYDRYAAICHPLLYGQMMSSQLCVRLVWASWSLGFLDAVINIPLAMNLNFCEAHTISHYSCELPSLFPLSCSDVFSNVTVLIASTLLHGFGTFFLIFFSYARVATTILSISSPTGRSKAFCTCSSHLTTVSFFYGSAFLRYLMPTSGSPLELIFSIQYGTVTPLVNPLIYSLKNKEVKAALRRMLEKCLQWRKYQATKR, from the coding sequence ATGGCCTTGAGAAACCACAGCACCATCACTGAGTTCATCCTCCTTGGGCTGTCGGCTGACCCCGAAGTCCAGGTGCCGCTCTTTGTGCTCTTCCTGGGGATTTACCTCCTGACCGTGATGGGGAACCTGACGATGCTGCTGGTGATCAGAGCTGATTCCCAGCTCCACACACCCATGTATTATTTCCTGAGTCATCTCTCCTTCCTGGATCTTTGCTTCTCTTCAGTCACTGTGCCCAAGCTTCTGGAGGACCTCCTGTCTGAAAGGAAAATCATCTCAAAAGAGGGCTGCCTGATTCAAGCTTTCTTTGTGTTTGCCATTGGAGGAACAGAAATTTTCCTGCTGTCtgccatggcctatgaccgctatgctGCCATCTGCCACCCTCTGCTCTATGGCCAGATGATGAGCAGCCAGCTGTGTGTAAGGTTGGTATGGGCTTCATGGAGCCTGGGTTTCCTGGATGCAGTTATCAACATCCCCCTGGCTATGAACTTGAACTTCTGTGAAGCCCATACGATCTCCCACTACAGCTGTGAGctaccctctctctttcctttgtcctgCTCTGATGTCTTCAGCAATGTCACTGTCCTGATTGCTTCCACACTCTTACATGGCTTTGGTACATTCTTCCTGATCTTCTTCTCTTATGCCCGTGTTGCAACCACCATCCTGAGCATCAGCTCCCCCACAGGCAGAAGCAAGGCTTTCtgcacctgctcctcccacctcacCACAGTGAGCTTCTTCTATGGATCAGCTTTCCTTCGTTATCTCATGCCAACTTCAGGCTCGCCGCTGGAGCTCATCTTCTCCATACAGTATGGCACAGTCACTCCCCTAGTGAATCCCCTCATCTATAGcctgaaaaacaaagaagtaaaggCGGCTCTGAGAAGAATGTTGGAGAAATGTTTGCAATGGCGTAAGTATCAGGCTACAAAGAGATGA